One stretch of Glycine soja cultivar W05 chromosome 7, ASM419377v2, whole genome shotgun sequence DNA includes these proteins:
- the LOC114419771 gene encoding glucan endo-1,3-beta-glucosidase 14-like isoform X2: protein MATFIRRMAISYILLTLFFSADIGFFGRVASFGINYGQVANNLPPPDKVLELLTNLKVTRTRIYDTNPQILTAFANSNIEVIVTVENNMLGQLNDPQQALQWVSGHIKPYLPDTKITGIQVGNELFTNGDTTLIQYLVPAVVNIHNALVQLGLDSNIHVSTPSSLEVLQESYPPSAGSFKSEISGIMSQFLNFLATTKAPFWINAYPYFAYKDDPNRIPLDYVLFNPNEGMVDSNTNLHYDNMLYAQVDAVSFAIAKLGFSGIEVRVSETGWPSKGDPNEVGATVQNAQTYNRNLLRRQMANEGTPLSPRMRLEAYFFALFNEDMKTGATSERNYGFFQPDATMAYNVGLAAFADSSTSSTSISLTSSATKTKAASNGFQSLFFWMFVYLLTSALCGFV from the exons ATGGCAACATTTATCCGAAGAATGGCAATCAGCTATATTCTTCTGACATTGTTTTTCTCTGCAG ATATTGGATTTTTTGGACGTGTTGCATCATTTGGAATCAACTATGGCCAAGTAGCTAACAATTTGCCGCCGCCAGACAAAGTCCTTGAACTCTTGACCAACTTAAaggtgacaagaacaagaatttATGACACCAATCCTCAGATTTTGACTGCTTTTGCTAACTCAAACATTGAGGTAATTGTGACGGTTGAAAACAACATGCTAGGCCAGTTAAACGATCCCCAACAAGCCCTTCAATGGGTGAGTGGCCATATCAAACCATACCTCCCAGACACAAAGATCACAGGGATTCAAGTAGGGAATGAATTATTCACCAATGGTGACACCACTCTCATTCAGTATCTTGTGCCAGCAGTGGTGAACATTCACAATGCTCTAGTTCAGCTAGGCCTAGACTCCAACATCCACGTTTCGACGCCGAGTTCCTTAGAGGTGCTTCAGGAATCTTACCCTCCTTCAGCTGGTAGTTTCAAGAGTGAGATCTCAGGGATCATGTCCCAATTTTTGAACTTCTTGGCCACCACTAAGGCACCCTTTTGGATCAATGCCTATCCTTACTTTGCATACAAGGATGACCCTAATAGGATTCCATTGGACTACGTTTTATTCAATCCTAATGAAGGAATGGTTGACTCCAACACCAACCTACACTATGATAATATGCTCTATGCTCAGGTGGATGCAGTCTCATTTGCCATTGCTAAATTGGGTTTTAGTGGGATTGAGGTTAGGGTCTCTGAGACTGGTTGGCCATCCAAAGGAGACCCTAATGAGGTTGGTGCCACAGTGCAGAATGCTCAAACTTACAACAGGAATTTGCTGAGAAGGCAAATGGCAAATGAAGGGACACCTCTGAGTCCTAGAATGAGGTTGGAAGCATACTTTTTTGCATTGTTCAATGAGGACATGAAGACTGGAGCAACCTCGGAAAGGAACTATGGTTTCTTTCAACCTGATGCAACTATGGCTTACAATGTAGGATTGGCTGCTTTTGCAGACTCATCCACTTCATCCACTTCAATTTCTCTTACCTCCTCTGCCACTAAAACaaag GCAGCATCAAATGGATTTCAAAGCTTGTTCTTCTGGATGTTTGTGTATTTGCTGACTTCAGCCCTTTGTGGCTTTGTTTGA
- the LOC114419771 gene encoding glucan endo-1,3-beta-glucosidase 14-like isoform X1, with the protein MATFIRRMAISYILLTLFFSADIGFFGRVASFGINYGQVANNLPPPDKVLELLTNLKVTRTRIYDTNPQILTAFANSNIEVIVTVENNMLGQLNDPQQALQWVSGHIKPYLPDTKITGIQVGNELFTNGDTTLIQYLVPAVVNIHNALVQLGLDSNIHVSTPSSLEVLQESYPPSAGSFKSEISGIMSQFLNFLATTKAPFWINAYPYFAYKDDPNRIPLDYVLFNPNEGMVDSNTNLHYDNMLYAQVDAVSFAIAKLGFSGIEVRVSETGWPSKGDPNEVGATVQNAQTYNRNLLRRQMANEGTPLSPRMRLEAYFFALFNEDMKTGATSERNYGFFQPDATMAYNVGLAAFADSSTSSTSISLTSSATKTKKSGPTHFLNDGGNNKICNTAKRQGNSIGKSTFSEWLHFHSLTLPLVTFQHQACGGDVRLSLF; encoded by the exons ATGGCAACATTTATCCGAAGAATGGCAATCAGCTATATTCTTCTGACATTGTTTTTCTCTGCAG ATATTGGATTTTTTGGACGTGTTGCATCATTTGGAATCAACTATGGCCAAGTAGCTAACAATTTGCCGCCGCCAGACAAAGTCCTTGAACTCTTGACCAACTTAAaggtgacaagaacaagaatttATGACACCAATCCTCAGATTTTGACTGCTTTTGCTAACTCAAACATTGAGGTAATTGTGACGGTTGAAAACAACATGCTAGGCCAGTTAAACGATCCCCAACAAGCCCTTCAATGGGTGAGTGGCCATATCAAACCATACCTCCCAGACACAAAGATCACAGGGATTCAAGTAGGGAATGAATTATTCACCAATGGTGACACCACTCTCATTCAGTATCTTGTGCCAGCAGTGGTGAACATTCACAATGCTCTAGTTCAGCTAGGCCTAGACTCCAACATCCACGTTTCGACGCCGAGTTCCTTAGAGGTGCTTCAGGAATCTTACCCTCCTTCAGCTGGTAGTTTCAAGAGTGAGATCTCAGGGATCATGTCCCAATTTTTGAACTTCTTGGCCACCACTAAGGCACCCTTTTGGATCAATGCCTATCCTTACTTTGCATACAAGGATGACCCTAATAGGATTCCATTGGACTACGTTTTATTCAATCCTAATGAAGGAATGGTTGACTCCAACACCAACCTACACTATGATAATATGCTCTATGCTCAGGTGGATGCAGTCTCATTTGCCATTGCTAAATTGGGTTTTAGTGGGATTGAGGTTAGGGTCTCTGAGACTGGTTGGCCATCCAAAGGAGACCCTAATGAGGTTGGTGCCACAGTGCAGAATGCTCAAACTTACAACAGGAATTTGCTGAGAAGGCAAATGGCAAATGAAGGGACACCTCTGAGTCCTAGAATGAGGTTGGAAGCATACTTTTTTGCATTGTTCAATGAGGACATGAAGACTGGAGCAACCTCGGAAAGGAACTATGGTTTCTTTCAACCTGATGCAACTATGGCTTACAATGTAGGATTGGCTGCTTTTGCAGACTCATCCACTTCATCCACTTCAATTTCTCTTACCTCCTCTGCCACTAAAACaaag AAATCAGGACCAACACACTTTCTGAATGATGGGGGCAACAACAAAATCTGCAATACGGCGAAGAGGCAAGGCAATTCAATTGGAAAATCAACTTTCTCAGAGTGGCTACACTTTCATTCACTTACCCTACCATTAGTCACATTCCAGCATCAAGCATGTGGCGGTGACGTTAGATTGAGCTTATTTTAG